In a genomic window of Leptospira bandrabouensis:
- a CDS encoding DedA family protein, translated as MDFLQFDSFLGRILELPPLVLWVFFCFSNFLENVFPPWPGDTVTVFSGFLSSSQDSPLSFFSVVLATYFGNLLGALVMYFFGERILQFLKRSKFPFLSALYQEENLRKTLIWFRKHEIVVVLLSRFSAGIRFFVSIVAGMSKMNIIKFVLLYSFAISLWCGLLLLGGSLLGSNWNQIIVMLSYYNRVIGFVILCFILYFLYKLRRKEIQS; from the coding sequence TTGGATTTTCTGCAGTTTGATTCGTTTCTCGGTCGAATTTTGGAGTTACCGCCCCTTGTTCTTTGGGTATTTTTCTGTTTTTCCAACTTTTTGGAAAATGTTTTTCCCCCGTGGCCTGGGGATACGGTTACCGTTTTTTCTGGGTTTCTCTCTTCGAGTCAGGACTCACCCTTATCCTTTTTTTCAGTGGTTTTGGCTACCTATTTTGGAAACCTTCTTGGGGCCCTTGTGATGTACTTCTTTGGAGAAAGAATCCTTCAATTTCTAAAACGTTCCAAGTTCCCATTTTTATCTGCGCTTTACCAGGAAGAGAACTTACGGAAGACACTGATTTGGTTTCGAAAACATGAGATCGTTGTTGTTTTACTGTCCCGATTCTCTGCAGGAATTCGTTTTTTTGTCTCGATTGTCGCTGGAATGAGTAAAATGAACATCATTAAATTTGTATTATTGTATTCGTTTGCCATTTCCCTTTGGTGTGGGCTTCTTCTTTTAGGTGGATCTCTATTAGGATCCAACTGGAACCAAATCATTGTTATGTTATCATACTACAATCGAGTCATTGGATTTGTTATTTTGTGTTTTATTTTGTACTTTTTATACAAATTAAGAAGAAAAGAAATACAAAGTTGA
- a CDS encoding SpoIIE family protein phosphatase: MNSWGNIAFDFYTFGSLVGVIFTFYNAQFFLTVKEKSEATYQLGMGTLWLGLFHFAYLINFSFMGPSSAYLRWLVIIGAMAGATYLTSFFLSYPEVYFPRLKKYLFLIMNSVVVTVTGYFVFISLTAGRLFFFSGHYWDFPVPIFYKVYAVIVLVFFVIFSLMAMIQIFKMPKESRFASASILIAFILVTIIPGIMNAQSRDGAIGRGIYQTITDLVLVVGLFVANVVYINNTKDKTTIISRIIGISLASFLLVLQLVAYSVIQQSESNYDMVHTARAKNYIAGLETDQVPSFHYTYDTNQKEFVRKKGIESTSVDPDTYQSEYWNYWALETILSFKGRNDWKESTKNLLSQLPETSKGYSAEIERLLSLDTVISPEALIQELESEKRKILYTRNKLREIPTNKFSENALSLVSKKEGPLSGFYGAARAVLETNLTENQKVEILDQMFSPMPNHGDRNYRGQVKFAENNPDYSFYISYLVVDKKNGLIHEVGYPYSDYRDFQHEVTLPWIIGVLSLAVLVIFGYRLFFLIALIRPIEQIIEGLTEVNSGNLEYRLTVHVEDDIGFMARSFNRMVRSIQAARKKLQQYAEQLEVKVQERTKELENTLKEVQSLKHQQDGDYFLTSLLLQPFHANHANHDNVQVDFLLEQKKKFTFRQYEKEIGGDLNIANQILLNNRSYTVFLNADAMGKSMQGAGGALVLGSVFESIITRTQLLSEARNTYPERWIKNTFLELHKIFEGFDGSMLVSLVLGLIDNETGLLYFINAEHPWMVLYRDGIASFIENELMFRKLGTSGVQGNLYIKTFQLEPGDVLIAGSDGRDDLLISHTAEGKRVINEDERLFLKVVESGKGELDKIYEELASYGTLTDDLSLLRVSYIEEKERYKIEKERLKEIQTLLLKAKEASESSDLQEAVSYLEKANSLEENIPEIKKKFIQLYLKLKDYGNAKKMAKDYSLLRPMDTEIMYITAFCARKVADIKTAIDFGERVRLRDPNHVKNLINLGQTYLADKNLSRAENILSSALELDPENPSLQRLLDHIRKKQNKQDVVS; encoded by the coding sequence ATGAACTCTTGGGGAAATATAGCGTTTGATTTTTATACATTCGGCTCTCTTGTCGGTGTAATTTTTACTTTTTACAATGCACAATTTTTTTTAACGGTGAAAGAAAAATCAGAAGCCACCTACCAGTTGGGAATGGGAACTCTCTGGCTTGGTCTGTTTCATTTTGCTTATCTGATTAATTTTTCCTTTATGGGACCATCATCAGCTTATTTGCGTTGGCTTGTGATTATTGGAGCAATGGCGGGAGCTACTTATTTAACTAGTTTTTTCTTAAGTTATCCAGAAGTATATTTTCCCCGACTTAAAAAATATTTATTCCTTATTATGAATTCAGTAGTAGTCACTGTTACTGGGTACTTTGTATTTATTAGTTTAACGGCTGGTAGGTTGTTTTTCTTTAGTGGTCACTATTGGGATTTCCCTGTTCCCATATTTTATAAAGTTTATGCGGTCATTGTATTGGTATTTTTTGTTATTTTTTCTTTGATGGCGATGATTCAGATTTTTAAAATGCCTAAAGAATCCAGGTTCGCTTCGGCAAGTATCCTCATCGCTTTTATTCTTGTCACCATCATCCCAGGAATCATGAATGCGCAGTCCAGAGACGGTGCGATTGGTAGAGGGATCTATCAGACGATTACAGACCTTGTGCTAGTGGTAGGACTTTTTGTAGCAAATGTTGTTTATATCAATAATACAAAAGATAAAACAACAATTATCTCGCGAATTATAGGAATTTCTCTCGCCTCATTTTTGTTAGTTTTGCAATTGGTTGCCTATTCTGTGATCCAACAATCCGAATCCAATTATGATATGGTGCATACAGCCAGAGCAAAAAACTACATTGCTGGGTTAGAAACCGATCAGGTTCCAAGTTTTCATTATACCTATGATACCAATCAAAAAGAATTTGTCCGTAAAAAAGGAATCGAATCTACTTCCGTAGATCCAGATACATACCAATCGGAATATTGGAATTATTGGGCTTTGGAAACCATTCTTTCTTTTAAAGGAAGAAATGATTGGAAAGAATCTACAAAAAATTTACTTTCGCAACTTCCAGAGACTAGCAAAGGTTACTCTGCGGAAATAGAACGTCTCCTCAGTTTAGACACAGTCATTAGTCCCGAGGCATTAATTCAGGAATTAGAGTCAGAAAAACGGAAAATTCTTTATACAAGAAACAAACTAAGAGAAATTCCAACAAACAAATTTTCTGAAAATGCACTTTCTCTTGTATCCAAAAAAGAAGGACCACTATCCGGTTTTTATGGAGCAGCACGCGCGGTATTAGAGACAAACCTAACAGAGAACCAAAAAGTCGAAATCCTCGACCAAATGTTTTCGCCAATGCCGAATCATGGAGATAGAAATTATAGGGGCCAAGTCAAATTTGCTGAAAATAATCCTGATTATTCGTTTTACATAAGTTATTTGGTAGTAGATAAAAAAAATGGCCTGATCCATGAAGTGGGATATCCTTATTCGGACTATAGGGATTTTCAACATGAGGTAACTCTTCCTTGGATCATTGGTGTCCTTTCATTGGCGGTCCTTGTGATTTTTGGCTATCGGTTGTTTTTTCTTATTGCCTTGATTCGACCGATTGAACAAATCATCGAAGGTTTAACTGAGGTAAATTCTGGAAACTTGGAATACCGACTGACGGTTCACGTAGAAGATGATATTGGATTTATGGCAAGGTCTTTCAATCGGATGGTTCGTTCGATTCAAGCTGCCAGAAAAAAACTACAACAGTATGCAGAACAATTAGAGGTTAAGGTACAAGAAAGAACCAAGGAATTGGAAAATACATTAAAAGAAGTCCAATCTCTCAAACACCAACAAGATGGTGATTACTTCTTAACTTCTCTTCTTCTGCAGCCGTTTCATGCAAACCATGCAAACCATGATAATGTGCAAGTGGACTTTCTATTGGAGCAGAAGAAAAAATTTACATTTCGCCAATATGAAAAAGAAATCGGTGGGGATTTAAATATAGCAAACCAAATTTTATTAAACAACCGGTCGTATACTGTGTTTTTAAATGCCGATGCCATGGGGAAGTCCATGCAGGGTGCGGGGGGAGCACTTGTTCTTGGGTCAGTTTTTGAATCAATCATCACAAGAACGCAACTTTTAAGTGAAGCAAGAAATACCTATCCAGAACGTTGGATCAAAAATACCTTTTTAGAACTTCATAAAATTTTTGAAGGTTTTGACGGATCCATGTTAGTTTCTCTTGTACTTGGTCTTATTGATAATGAAACTGGGTTACTTTATTTTATCAATGCGGAACATCCTTGGATGGTTTTGTATCGGGATGGGATTGCAAGTTTTATCGAAAACGAACTTATGTTTCGGAAACTCGGAACTTCGGGAGTACAGGGAAATTTATATATAAAAACCTTCCAATTGGAACCAGGAGACGTTTTGATTGCCGGCTCTGATGGTCGCGATGATTTACTCATCTCGCACACCGCCGAAGGGAAACGAGTCATCAACGAAGACGAAAGGTTATTCCTTAAGGTAGTGGAATCGGGGAAAGGGGAACTTGATAAAATCTATGAAGAACTAGCAAGTTACGGGACACTCACTGACGACTTATCATTGTTACGTGTATCTTATATCGAAGAAAAGGAAAGATACAAAATTGAAAAAGAAAGGTTAAAAGAAATCCAAACTCTCCTTTTAAAAGCAAAGGAAGCAAGTGAATCATCCGATTTACAAGAAGCTGTTTCCTATTTAGAAAAAGCAAATTCATTAGAAGAGAATATTCCTGAAATTAAAAAGAAATTCATCCAACTGTATTTGAAACTGAAAGACTATGGAAACGCCAAAAAAATGGCCAAAGACTATAGTTTACTTAGGCCAATGGATACAGAAATTATGTACATCACTGCTTTTTGTGCAAGGAAGGTGGCCGATATCAAAACCGCCATTGATTTTGGGGAAAGGGTGCGCCTTCGGGATCCAAATCATGTGAAAAACCTAATCAATTTAGGACAGACCTATCTGGCCGACAAAAATCTAAGCCGGGCCGAAAATATCCTGAGTTCTGCATTGGAATTAGATCCGGAAAATCCAAGTTTGCAAAGGTTACTCGACCACATTCGGAAAAAACAAAACAAACAAGATGTTGTGAGTTAG